The genomic DNA AATACCTGCTTTCCAGGCTATACCCACCTTCATGTTACATCTGAATGTCACCTCAGCATAAACATTGCACATGTGGTCACCTGTACACTCATGGAATAGTTGCATTATCAAGTTATGCACTAACATATGgacagcatttgtttcattgCCTTGCTCTGATTGTAACACACTGTTGTAATTTTTTGCAGCACCCATTGTTAAACAGCACTACATCTGTATAGAGCGGTGTTTGGTGTTTCTAATCTTTCTGTGATCTTGATGTGCATTCAAGCATTATCATGCAAACCACCTGTCTAAACATGTTAATATGATTCATACAATCTCAATCAGAAGTAATAGTCTGTGATATGCAATCAGGTCATTTAGAGTATATTAATTAAAAAGGAATTTGTGAAATGAAAGACACACAAGTCATGTtaggatttttcttttttgtggaaatatgttacatttatattacagGTATTCAAATGCCCCAAGGGAAAAAATAATAACAGTTTGAgacagcaaaaaacaaacacaatcaggACAACAAAATTTAGACAGGAAACCATACATACTGCATTTGTGACTTGCATCTGTAGAAAGGGTATCCATTGATGCCCTGGGTGGACCATAATCCATGTTAAGTGATACCCAATAAATACTTCAAATGTTGTTAATGTAACTTacaaaatatatcatataatgTACTTTTTATTGAATTTCATAAGTTTGTGTacaaaaaatgtttataaatacaCCCAGTCTCTACTGATGCTGTAGGGTACCATTTAATTTTTATCAGGTCACATCCCCTAACCTACAAACTGAAAATCTTCTACATATGCACATAGCGTGACCCACAACAATGAGGTCAGGTATATCTTGCCAAAGATCATGCATTAAAGATCACTTGTACTACAACTTAAAATAGGAAAACCTTTCCCAAATGAAAACAGTAACCTGCCTCATCTCTCATCTGAACTCATAATGGTGTGCAAGAAAACCCAAAGTAGTAGTACAAATTATTTAAAGGCACAAGCTTCGGCAATTAGTTCAATTGATAATGTGAACTGGAACAGAATCACAGTAGCTGCCTTATCACGGACTCTGCTGGCATCAGCCCCTCGGTAAAGTGCCACCACACTGAGATACAAGTCGGTTTGGAATACAGGAGGTGGACGATGATGGTAAAGGAGAATTTTCCTGTGCTTAGTCAAACCTCATGTCTAATGGTTCATCAAATCCTTTGTCTTCGTGTGGTCCAGTAGCCAAGAAGGAGGCCACAGGTGAGCCAGCAGCTGTGGAGACATTAAGCATCCCAGCCGCCCCACTACCAGCGGCATTACGCACTGCGATGCTGGTGACGTTAATGCCCAAAGTGAGTCTTGTCTGCTCAAGGGCTTTCTCTGGCACTGCAAAGGCCTCCAGTTTCTTCTCACCATTGGCCATGTAGGAGTTTTGGCAGCCCCTGCATATGCAGTCCAGACAAGCTTTGCGGTTGGAGTAACAAGGGCATCGTTGTCCACGGCAAGTAAGAACACTTGGGTTTTGAGTCGCTCTGCCGCACTTACAGCCCTTTTTCTCTTGCGCCTTTTTATAAACCACTTTCGTGGGGCTCCCTGGAATAAGGGTGGTACTCATAATCCGTTCTTTCATCTTCTCTTTCGATTTGGGAGTTGCCTGTTTGGACTTTGTATAGGCCTTTTTGGGTCCATGGTGGTCAAGAGTCTTTTTGAAATTTTTAGCAGGCACCACTAATGTCTTACCCACTTTAGAAAGGCCCCCACCATTGGGCACTGCCGCCATGTGGGGTATAGCCTGAACTGGGGATTCAGGTTCACACTTGATAGAAACAGGAGCTGAGATGCCCAACGTAGGGCCCCGGATGAAGGTGGAAATGGGTAGGGGTTGAATCTTTTCACTGTCACTCTCAGACCGAGAGCGCTTCCGATTGGACCGAGGCAATCTTGGCGTCAACGCAGAACAGGATATTCCCGAAGGTTGTGGAGTTTTCTGGGACGTTGGGTGCTGGGGCATGAGAACTTCTTGCGAATCGTGTGGGAGTGAGGAAAGCTGCCGAATTAGGTCTACAGATGTGGTTGAACAACCAAATGGTCCATTCAAGTTTCCCGAAGGTTCGAGGGTTGACTGTAAGATAGCAGGACATTCATCCTGGGGCACATGGTCTGGTTCTAGAGTCCTGAGTACCTCTTCTACACTCAAGAGGAGAGTGCCGCCATCATGCTTAATATCCTCTCCAAACCCACAAATGTCCACGGTAGTAGTACAAAGCTCCTCGCCAGCAGCCACTACGGCTTCACATATGGGGAACTCATTTGTGAAACTCTCTTCTTTCACCACCTCACCTCCACTCTCGCCCGTGTCTGAAACATTTGTCTCTAGTGAAGGCAAGCTGGCGGTTAATTCCTCCACATTGGTCAAACAACTACAATCTTGGAGACCATTTACCCCTAGAGGACTGAGGTCCTGTTCCTTGATCTCAGTCGAAGGGGATTGGCCCTCATCAGGGAGTGTTTCTGACATCGAGGGTGTAGGAGACTGGTTTGTCAAAGTCAGAGAGAGTGACTCCTCCCCCTGCCTACTGTCCAATGAGAGGCCCTCATGCAACAGAGCCAGTATGTCTGGGGCCACTCCCACTGCATTTGAAATGTTCTGGCCGAGAGGAGATTCTGTGATGTACTCGCAGAGCTTTCTGTAGCAGTCGACCAAGATGCACAGCTGcttattctcttcaaactgctcATAGTCTTTACACCAGCTGCACGATGGTTTCATCATCATCTTTTTGCCTTTACAAG from Xyrauchen texanus isolate HMW12.3.18 chromosome 41, RBS_HiC_50CHRs, whole genome shotgun sequence includes the following:
- the LOC127634391 gene encoding E3 ubiquitin-protein ligase MSL2-like is translated as MNPVNATTLYVSACRSVLQCDPRDPQALAEIYKLLPFFRQSLACLVCGNLLQDPIAPTNSSCQHYVCKSCKGKKMMMKPSCSWCKDYEQFEENKQLCILVDCYRKLCEYITESPLGQNISNAVGVAPDILALLHEGLSLDSRQGEESLSLTLTNQSPTPSMSETLPDEGQSPSTEIKEQDLSPLGVNGLQDCSCLTNVEELTASLPSLETNVSDTGESGGEVVKEESFTNEFPICEAVVAAGEELCTTTVDICGFGEDIKHDGGTLLLSVEEVLRTLEPDHVPQDECPAILQSTLEPSGNLNGPFGCSTTSVDLIRQLSSLPHDSQEVLMPQHPTSQKTPQPSGISCSALTPRLPRSNRKRSRSESDSEKIQPLPISTFIRGPTLGISAPVSIKCEPESPVQAIPHMAAVPNGGGLSKVGKTLVVPAKNFKKTLDHHGPKKAYTKSKQATPKSKEKMKERIMSTTLIPGSPTKVVYKKAQEKKGCKCGRATQNPSVLTCRGQRCPCYSNRKACLDCICRGCQNSYMANGEKKLEAFAVPEKALEQTRLTLGINVTSIAVRNAAGSGAAGMLNVSTAAGSPVASFLATGPHEDKGFDEPLDMRFD